In Verrucomicrobiota bacterium, the following are encoded in one genomic region:
- a CDS encoding filamentous hemagglutinin N-terminal domain-containing protein, with amino-acid sequence MKMANTIFLICLGVFIPVFTLLANPTGEQVVGGGATFDRNNPNVLNITTGDRAIINWQSFSINQGEMTKFLQSGPGAAVLNRVIGGDSSAIMGALSANGQVFLINPNGIIFGNGAQINTAGFLASTMDVNNENFMAGGDLHFVGDSSAKVVNLGKIQADSGDIVMLARQVENHGQLNAPKGGVYMAAGKEVLLSEKGKDRVFVKTGYNGNSVVGDGVVNKGSINALHADLQAQGNIYAYAINNQGSIHATGVVKEGGRVKLTAGGIGNGAGNIINSGSIMADNSGEILVKGQNVTTTDSSVIQAKTTSTARKSKIKIESEDTTLVSGEINASSDTDKGGSIQITGVKVGAMGLRADASGQTGGGEILLGGDYQGKNPDVKNAQKTTVTADTKLIADAKGNGDGGKVVVWSDDTTKFYGSISARGGVDGGKGGLAEVSGKENLIYRGSTDLRAFDGTAGTLLLDPKNITVSGIPGAVNASYTNTVNNLFVNDPTLDYTFLASDIVSNLNLASMVLQANNDIIIATDVIATNGVFDLTLQAGRSIFIGQASDATIRLGGDFTAIANDNDIFVQTAQRDAGVGGFFMLPGSTIDTSLNAGDISIEVRQGAGAGQTSGNIVLANLNAGAGDVLVTNSGNTAGSSILMVSNNAQIVGNSVNFGINSAGAGSNTTGSIGMSTNPMIVTTSTNGVSAFGQGGGVHLTASRFSGAASTSVNLYVSSVVTTNGGNITLSALQPTTLLYINGPVSNTAGGITTLIADGMIVNTNVVSTDRINVMPANQARMILGSTNFVNGILSLSTSTLSKFITPTLQLGSSNVTSISFQSDITFVPTNVQTLTLKSGGGISSVANILTVSNFAFEANGSVNFGNLAPIGPLVDAYTIAGRVTGAASIAFANAGTNLVIGEVDGYKGLRTQNGSITVEQGNGVLTIAHTVTSPTDYDIDAGNSAVVFSMANPTNGVSSNGFFTLSSGALVRGGSGSISAAQIQINTNALLSIGSGGTLTADRMDIFGRIVAQNTGSEILLNTFTKGGSVSAIAMNGLFGSLLPINNGYPATPVATYTVTTVDGNGSGLSLGYIQTEISPGNNSYDVFLPVTGKGSGYTEAPTITWTPPPGGGITIETQVVSLTDGRAITLGTKGAYVPGAAGALYLNQQDVDNISAGNVRIGDTTSGQISLAGDITISAFDTLSLKTRADIIGTGRITVNNLDLFATKGVALTGENNVNNVTGNLRQNTFTFNNAGSFAVGASGIQTAAAQINISLTTTSGDITLNGPVSSGGGSGSIFIRANNGQFANTSSGTLSAGGSTITIESDTINIGGQISANAGIYLRPNNPASTISINDATANYNLTTTQLMLLDSTGGVEVGRTNGSGAISIGSLGPVNLSSETYNLTVYGGSLTNQGNLTMGPTQQFAAFVDSIAIISNITAQGGITLAPRSDAVGIALNDATGAFSLTATELAQLTTSSVKIGRESGTGPINIGSLGTINLTNANSSFLLFGSGSPVSFNFQNPADTFALSQNQSFTIYTGGSVLNSGLNQTDITIGGPNGTLGIGNFGVLVNSSSTVNLRTSVANLSGARTTGTLTIANNTNLNVQGIVNSLNNNIFLSAANGTLTSSSNGTINAGSASVTLEAGSLNLLKTVTGTNSITLQPYTNNISIGLNDTNGAFRLTAGAFGNLITTNVNIGRVDGIAPIYIGGLGSINLASRDMNVNLLGASSDVVFNFTGNNTLTLRNNKTMVFNTGGNISNPGGSTKDLTIGGVGTVIIQNAKNVAMTTALGRLGGSTNTGSFQLVNNTSGQFAVVGDVLIQGSGAYGTNIISAGQGDLFINSDVTSTNGTLNLLAQNGVQITAGVDINTQGGGLLVNADVDGNGAGQYNQAAGAAVTTGGGTNEIIASDVVILGTINAGAGDIVLRPSLSNTTVNVGNNNGGNFYVNNAELANITSTGKVTIGDRANTTNLISDGANAGALNVRLRSKGNINDNGGAGLNTTGYVVLDAGGSIGSTTTFNINGSPNLTVISEGDGVNVTSGTTLTDLAVKTDGTVTNQSIVDGGNITYNVGENALTTTITNASVAVGSLNFAYTNTGGSIVISNINTGVSGDLAVNAASNITQTLNGVLEIGGNSQFIAAGGSDIILDQTGNDFGGGVSFTNNSPGLLNNISIYDQTGLAIGPLQLTSNLTVVANGITNSGALVVGGLASFDAGAGNDLNLSGFTNQMAGLSIVNANNASVLNNGSLNLAASQVTGNLNVTNLNGTITNTGMLIVGGNSVFVASAGQSVYLGSPLNNFFGTVGFTGLGGNLQNIQLNNLGAINLAALAINGNLAVNSGGAVTQSGAWQGSTLSLTSAGTIVLTNSANNFAALGTVSRGGDFSYTDTGALAINGNINTGNTASDVTIISFGGAISLNAQIAASGIGNDITLVSDVGFINSAGATALSPTAGSRYLVYSVSPLANTLGGLTPVFEQYNLTYPTTPADTVNSGVLYSLASPPPIPPTPPTPTPTPTPSPSPSSSSTAINPNALLLSQFIQNFAFVNEWYSDRLRPKDSRYLADFFGWAQIYSQFNNNMLYNNVAGAGKGKVMAGFSSFNLTSADSYDDMMDEDVRNRKRVRKTSATQTTPPILPDNRSF; translated from the coding sequence ATGAAAATGGCGAACACCATATTTTTAATTTGCTTGGGAGTATTTATTCCTGTGTTTACCCTTTTGGCCAACCCGACAGGTGAGCAAGTCGTCGGGGGAGGAGCCACTTTCGACCGTAATAACCCCAATGTCCTGAATATCACGACAGGGGACAGGGCGATTATTAACTGGCAGAGTTTCTCGATTAATCAGGGGGAAATGACGAAATTCCTCCAATCAGGTCCTGGGGCCGCAGTTCTAAATCGTGTTATTGGGGGCGATTCTTCAGCCATTATGGGAGCCTTGTCAGCCAATGGTCAGGTCTTCCTGATTAATCCTAATGGAATCATTTTTGGTAACGGGGCACAAATTAATACGGCGGGGTTTCTTGCTTCCACCATGGATGTAAACAACGAAAATTTCATGGCCGGTGGTGATTTGCATTTTGTCGGAGATTCAAGCGCCAAAGTCGTTAACCTAGGTAAAATCCAAGCTGACTCAGGGGATATCGTCATGCTCGCCCGGCAAGTGGAAAATCATGGACAACTCAATGCTCCTAAGGGTGGCGTTTATATGGCCGCTGGTAAAGAGGTACTACTGAGTGAAAAAGGTAAAGACCGTGTTTTTGTGAAAACGGGGTATAATGGCAATTCTGTCGTGGGTGACGGGGTAGTGAATAAAGGCTCCATAAATGCCCTCCATGCAGACCTCCAAGCCCAAGGAAATATTTATGCTTACGCGATCAATAACCAAGGCAGTATTCATGCTACGGGTGTCGTAAAAGAAGGGGGACGGGTTAAATTAACAGCGGGGGGCATCGGTAACGGAGCAGGAAATATTATCAATAGCGGATCAATTATGGCTGATAACTCCGGCGAAATCCTTGTAAAAGGTCAAAATGTGACCACTACGGATTCCTCGGTTATCCAGGCGAAAACAACTTCAACAGCGAGGAAAAGTAAAATAAAAATCGAATCAGAAGATACCACGCTAGTTTCCGGAGAAATCAACGCCTCATCTGATACGGATAAAGGCGGGAGTATTCAGATCACAGGAGTGAAAGTGGGGGCTATGGGTTTGCGTGCTGATGCATCCGGACAAACGGGTGGCGGAGAAATTTTACTCGGTGGGGATTACCAAGGCAAAAATCCTGATGTCAAAAATGCCCAAAAAACAACAGTGACAGCGGATACCAAACTCATTGCCGATGCCAAAGGTAATGGTGATGGGGGAAAAGTCGTCGTCTGGTCCGATGATACCACAAAGTTTTATGGTTCAATCAGTGCTAGGGGTGGTGTCGATGGAGGTAAGGGAGGTTTGGCTGAAGTTTCCGGTAAAGAAAATCTCATTTATCGTGGATCTACAGACCTTCGTGCATTTGACGGGACGGCAGGAACTTTACTCCTTGATCCGAAAAATATAACGGTTTCCGGTATTCCAGGGGCGGTGAATGCCTCCTATACAAACACAGTCAATAACCTTTTTGTGAATGATCCCACACTGGATTATACCTTCCTCGCATCGGATATCGTCAGTAATCTGAACCTAGCATCCATGGTGCTCCAAGCAAATAATGACATTATTATTGCCACAGATGTGATTGCGACCAATGGCGTTTTTGACCTGACTTTGCAAGCAGGACGTTCGATATTTATCGGCCAAGCCTCCGATGCGACCATTAGGCTCGGAGGTGACTTTACTGCGATAGCTAATGATAATGATATATTTGTACAAACGGCACAACGTGATGCAGGTGTTGGTGGATTTTTTATGCTGCCCGGGTCCACGATTGATACATCCCTTAATGCGGGAGATATTTCAATTGAGGTTCGTCAAGGTGCTGGTGCTGGACAAACATCAGGAAATATCGTCTTGGCAAATCTCAATGCTGGGGCGGGGGATGTTTTAGTCACAAACTCAGGAAATACAGCAGGAAGTAGCATTCTTATGGTAAGTAATAATGCTCAAATTGTTGGTAATTCGGTAAATTTTGGGATTAATAGTGCCGGGGCGGGAAGTAATACAACCGGTTCTATTGGTATGTCGACTAATCCGATGATTGTTACAACAAGTACAAATGGAGTCTCTGCCTTTGGACAAGGAGGTGGTGTTCATCTGACGGCATCTCGATTTAGTGGAGCGGCTAGTACGAGTGTGAATTTATACGTAAGTAGTGTCGTAACAACTAACGGAGGAAACATAACATTAAGCGCCTTACAACCTACAACATTACTTTACATAAATGGACCAGTCAGTAATACAGCTGGCGGAATCACTACTCTCATCGCTGATGGAATGATAGTTAATACTAATGTGGTATCAACGGACCGTATCAACGTAATGCCTGCAAATCAGGCAAGAATGATTCTAGGATCAACAAATTTTGTTAATGGTATCCTTTCTCTTTCCACTTCAACATTAAGTAAATTTATTACACCCACCTTACAATTGGGTAGTAGTAATGTTACGTCGATTTCGTTTCAAAGCGATATTACATTTGTCCCAACAAACGTACAAACATTGACCCTTAAGTCTGGTGGAGGAATTTCTTCAGTTGCTAATATATTGACAGTAAGTAATTTTGCATTTGAAGCAAATGGTAGTGTTAATTTTGGGAATCTTGCTCCGATAGGGCCTTTGGTGGATGCATATACAATAGCAGGCCGAGTTACGGGAGCAGCAAGTATAGCCTTTGCAAATGCAGGCACAAATCTTGTCATTGGAGAAGTCGATGGTTATAAAGGATTAAGGACTCAGAATGGATCAATCACTGTCGAACAGGGTAATGGTGTGTTAACCATTGCTCATACAGTAACGAGTCCTACTGACTATGATATCGATGCCGGTAACTCGGCCGTAGTGTTTAGTATGGCAAATCCAACAAATGGCGTATCAAGTAATGGATTTTTCACTTTATCTTCAGGAGCATTGGTTCGTGGAGGATCTGGATCAATTTCGGCAGCACAAATTCAAATTAATACTAATGCTCTTTTATCGATAGGTTCAGGAGGTACATTGACAGCTGATCGTATGGATATTTTTGGAAGGATTGTGGCACAAAATACTGGGAGCGAGATTTTACTAAATACATTTACTAAGGGTGGATCTGTCTCCGCGATAGCGATGAATGGACTGTTTGGATCTCTTCTCCCAATAAATAACGGTTATCCAGCAACACCAGTCGCCACGTATACAGTAACAACTGTTGATGGTAATGGTTCTGGATTATCTTTAGGTTATATTCAAACAGAAATATCGCCTGGAAATAATTCATATGATGTATTTTTACCTGTAACTGGAAAAGGATCCGGATATACTGAAGCCCCGACCATTACTTGGACACCTCCTCCTGGTGGTGGGATTACCATTGAAACACAAGTAGTATCTTTGACTGATGGTCGCGCTATTACTTTGGGTACAAAAGGAGCATACGTGCCAGGAGCTGCTGGGGCATTATATTTAAACCAGCAAGACGTTGATAACATAAGTGCAGGTAATGTAAGAATTGGTGATACGACTTCTGGCCAAATCAGTTTGGCAGGGGATATAACTATTAGTGCTTTCGATACATTGTCGCTTAAAACGAGAGCTGATATTATAGGGACCGGAAGAATTACGGTAAATAATCTAGATTTATTTGCTACGAAAGGTGTTGCGTTAACCGGTGAAAATAATGTGAACAATGTCACAGGTAATCTCCGACAGAATACCTTTACATTTAATAATGCCGGTAGTTTTGCTGTCGGTGCCTCAGGCATACAAACTGCAGCAGCTCAAATCAATATTAGCCTTACAACCACTTCTGGAGATATTACCCTCAACGGTCCTGTCAGCTCAGGAGGTGGGTCAGGTAGCATATTCATCAGAGCTAATAATGGTCAATTTGCGAATACATCATCAGGAACTTTGAGTGCAGGAGGTAGCACCATAACCATAGAGTCTGATACGATCAATATCGGTGGCCAAATCAGTGCTAATGCGGGGATTTATTTGCGTCCTAATAATCCTGCATCTACTATTTCAATCAATGATGCAACTGCAAATTATAACCTGACAACGACTCAGTTAATGCTCCTAGATTCGACTGGAGGAGTTGAGGTTGGCAGAACAAACGGAAGTGGGGCTATTAGTATAGGTTCTCTTGGTCCAGTCAATTTGTCATCAGAGACTTATAATTTAACAGTATATGGGGGATCTCTGACCAACCAAGGGAATTTAACAATGGGCCCAACACAGCAATTTGCAGCGTTTGTTGATTCAATAGCCATTATCTCAAACATCACAGCACAAGGAGGGATTACACTAGCTCCGCGCTCGGATGCAGTAGGCATAGCTTTGAACGATGCAACGGGAGCTTTTAGTTTAACTGCGACAGAATTGGCTCAATTAACAACCAGCTCTGTTAAAATTGGCCGTGAGTCTGGAACGGGGCCTATCAATATTGGATCATTAGGCACGATTAACTTAACAAATGCAAATTCATCTTTCCTTCTGTTTGGCTCGGGAAGTCCTGTCTCATTTAACTTCCAGAATCCGGCTGACACTTTCGCATTAAGTCAAAATCAGAGTTTTACCATATACACGGGTGGAAGTGTGTTGAACTCTGGCCTCAATCAAACAGACATTACGATTGGCGGGCCAAACGGTACATTAGGAATAGGTAACTTTGGGGTTCTAGTAAATTCCAGTTCCACCGTAAACCTGCGCACTTCAGTGGCGAACCTGTCTGGTGCCAGGACCACAGGTACATTAACAATAGCTAATAATACAAACTTGAATGTTCAAGGAATTGTTAATTCTTTGAATAATAATATATTCTTGAGTGCAGCAAACGGCACATTAACAAGTTCGAGTAATGGAACAATCAATGCGGGGTCAGCCAGTGTCACACTGGAAGCAGGGTCTTTGAATTTGCTTAAAACTGTGACAGGAACGAATTCGATCACCCTACAACCCTATACAAATAATATTTCCATTGGATTGAATGATACTAATGGGGCATTCCGATTAACAGCAGGGGCATTTGGAAATCTGATCACCACCAATGTGAATATTGGCAGGGTGGACGGAATCGCCCCGATCTACATCGGTGGTCTGGGGAGCATTAACTTGGCCAGCCGTGATATGAATGTGAATCTCTTGGGTGCCTCCAGTGATGTGGTATTTAACTTTACCGGAAATAATACCCTGACGTTACGGAATAACAAAACGATGGTATTTAATACCGGTGGGAATATCAGTAATCCAGGTGGATCGACAAAGGATTTAACGATCGGTGGAGTGGGTACAGTCATTATACAGAATGCCAAAAATGTGGCTATGACCACAGCTTTAGGGCGTTTGGGTGGTTCGACTAATACAGGTAGCTTCCAACTGGTGAATAATACCTCTGGCCAATTTGCGGTAGTCGGGGATGTGTTGATTCAGGGTTCGGGTGCCTACGGGACAAATATCATTAGTGCCGGACAAGGGGATCTCTTTATTAATAGTGATGTGACTTCTACGAATGGAACTCTGAATCTCCTTGCGCAGAACGGTGTGCAGATTACCGCCGGAGTCGATATCAATACACAAGGGGGGGGCTTGCTTGTGAATGCGGATGTAGATGGAAATGGGGCAGGCCAGTATAATCAAGCCGCTGGAGCCGCTGTGACAACAGGCGGAGGGACCAATGAGATCATTGCCTCGGATGTGGTTATATTGGGGACAATTAATGCGGGTGCCGGTGATATTGTTTTGAGGCCATCACTCAGTAATACGACAGTCAATGTAGGTAATAATAATGGGGGTAATTTCTATGTGAATAATGCTGAACTCGCTAATATCACCTCCACAGGTAAAGTAACAATTGGTGATCGCGCGAATACGACAAACCTGATTTCCGACGGCGCAAATGCGGGTGCGCTTAATGTCCGTTTACGATCAAAGGGCAATATCAACGACAATGGTGGAGCGGGACTTAATACGACGGGTTATGTGGTATTAGATGCGGGAGGTTCCATCGGATCGACTACAACATTTAATATCAATGGATCACCTAACCTAACCGTCATCAGTGAAGGTGACGGAGTGAATGTGACTAGCGGCACGACATTGACAGATTTGGCTGTAAAGACAGATGGCACCGTCACAAACCAATCAATTGTGGATGGAGGAAATATCACCTATAACGTGGGTGAAAACGCATTAACGACTACAATAACCAATGCCTCTGTGGCGGTGGGGTCATTAAATTTTGCTTATACGAATACGGGGGGATCAATTGTTATAAGTAATATTAATACTGGGGTCTCGGGGGATTTGGCCGTGAATGCCGCCAGTAATATTACACAAACACTCAATGGTGTTTTGGAAATAGGGGGCAATAGCCAGTTTATCGCTGCGGGTGGTAGTGATATTATTCTGGACCAAACCGGCAATGATTTTGGAGGGGGTGTTTCCTTTACAAACAATAGCCCCGGACTTTTGAATAATATCAGTATTTATGACCAAACGGGTTTGGCAATCGGGCCGCTCCAGTTAACGAGTAACTTAACCGTGGTGGCCAACGGGATCACTAACTCAGGTGCACTTGTTGTCGGAGGTTTAGCTTCATTTGATGCAGGTGCCGGTAACGACTTGAATTTGAGCGGGTTTACTAACCAAATGGCAGGCCTTTCAATCGTGAATGCCAATAATGCATCAGTCTTAAATAATGGTTCCCTGAATCTGGCCGCCTCACAAGTGACAGGAAATCTTAATGTAACCAATTTAAATGGAACAATTACGAATACCGGGATGTTGATTGTGGGTGGGAATTCCGTTTTTGTAGCGAGTGCCGGTCAATCCGTGTATCTGGGAAGTCCGCTGAATAATTTCTTTGGGACAGTCGGGTTTACTGGTTTAGGGGGGAATTTACAGAATATCCAACTCAACAATCTAGGGGCCATCAATCTAGCGGCATTGGCTATTAACGGGAATTTGGCAGTGAATTCTGGTGGAGCCGTGACCCAATCGGGCGCATGGCAGGGATCCACCCTTTCACTAACGTCCGCAGGGACAATTGTCCTGACTAATTCAGCTAATAATTTTGCGGCACTTGGCACGGTCAGCAGGGGGGGGGACTTTAGTTATACTGATACAGGTGCTCTGGCCATCAATGGCAATATTAATACCGGAAATACAGCAAGTGATGTTACGATTATTAGTTTCGGAGGAGCCATCTCATTAAATGCGCAAATTGCTGCATCTGGTATTGGTAATGATATTACACTGGTCAGTGATGTGGGATTTATTAATTCAGCCGGAGCTACTGCCTTAAGCCCGACCGCAGGAAGCCGTTATCTTGTTTATTCAGTTTCTCCGTTGGCAAATACCTTGGGAGGTCTCACCCCAGTCTTTGAGCAATATAACCTCACTTATCCGACCACCCCGGCTGATACTGTAAATAGCGGTGTGCTTTATTCCCTCGCTTCACCTCCTCCTATCCCCCCCACACCACCGACTCCGACACCGACTCCGACTCCTAGTCCTAGTCCATCATCTTCATCAACCGCTATTAATCCGAATGCATTATTATTATCACAATTCATACAGAATTTCGCCTTTGTTAACGAATGGTATAGTGACCGTTTGAGGCCTAAAGATAGCCGTTACCTTGCTGATTTCTTTGGGTGGGCGCAGATTTACAGCCAGTTCAATAATAACATGCTTTACAATAATGTGGCCGGTGCGGGCAAAGGAAAAGTCATGGCGGGGTTTTCATCATTTAATCTCACATCAGCTGATAGTTACGATGATATGATGGATGAGGATGTGCGTAACCGCAAAAGAGTCAGAAAAACATCTGCAACCCAGACGACACCTCCGATCTTGCCTGATAACCGTTCCTTCTAG
- the nuoF gene encoding NADH-quinone oxidoreductase subunit NuoF encodes MATPEKRILLKNIDQQGYTIDIDCYLNHGGYNDLKKALGMKPADIITEVKTSGLRGRGGAGFSTGVKWSFIDPAKNTKPVYLICNADESEPGTFKDRQLIHKDPHQLIEGMAIACFANNVKLAYIYIRGEFQYGARILEKAIEEAKAKNFLGKNILGLGYDLEMYVHRGAGAYICGEETSLIESLEGKRPYPRIKPPYFPAVLGLYMCPTIVNNVETLCSVKHIIAMGGAEYAKMGYPNNTGTHILSVSGDVNKPGYYEFALGEITLGQLIYDVCGGVKGGKLKAVIPGGSSSKVLRAGERYNIKQKAADGSMIEKEIGIEDILMDFDTLAAVGSMAGSGAVIVMNDTRNMVDILANINEFYAHESCGQCTPCREGSLWMSKITQRMTHGGARTEDTSLLKSVADNIAGRTICAFGEACSWPTQSFVAKFKNEFEAKAAEMEAGSVHSTH; translated from the coding sequence ATGGCTACGCCTGAAAAGCGCATACTTTTAAAAAATATTGATCAGCAGGGATATACAATTGATATCGACTGCTATCTCAATCATGGGGGATATAACGACCTGAAGAAGGCTTTGGGGATGAAGCCCGCTGATATTATTACCGAGGTTAAGACATCAGGACTCAGGGGACGGGGCGGGGCTGGTTTTAGTACAGGAGTGAAATGGAGCTTTATTGACCCGGCCAAAAACACCAAGCCAGTATATTTGATCTGTAATGCCGACGAATCCGAACCGGGCACATTTAAAGACCGCCAGTTGATCCATAAAGATCCGCATCAGTTGATTGAGGGGATGGCAATAGCCTGTTTCGCAAATAATGTAAAATTGGCCTATATTTATATCCGCGGGGAATTTCAATATGGGGCGAGGATTCTTGAAAAGGCCATAGAAGAGGCCAAGGCAAAGAATTTCCTCGGGAAGAATATTTTAGGTTTGGGATACGATCTTGAAATGTATGTCCACCGTGGCGCGGGTGCCTATATTTGTGGCGAAGAAACCAGCTTGATCGAGTCACTCGAGGGGAAACGACCCTATCCCCGGATTAAACCGCCCTATTTCCCGGCCGTTCTGGGCTTATACATGTGCCCGACGATCGTGAATAATGTGGAGACCCTCTGCAGTGTGAAACACATTATCGCCATGGGCGGTGCTGAATATGCCAAGATGGGGTATCCTAATAATACAGGGACCCATATCCTCTCGGTGAGTGGGGATGTGAATAAACCCGGCTATTATGAGTTTGCACTGGGGGAAATTACTTTAGGGCAATTAATTTATGATGTTTGTGGTGGGGTAAAAGGTGGGAAGCTAAAGGCCGTTATTCCCGGTGGCTCATCTTCAAAGGTTTTGAGGGCTGGTGAACGCTACAATATCAAACAAAAAGCAGCTGATGGCTCCATGATCGAAAAGGAAATCGGGATTGAGGATATCCTCATGGATTTTGATACTTTGGCGGCGGTGGGTTCCATGGCGGGTTCCGGAGCCGTTATTGTCATGAATGACACGAGGAATATGGTGGATATCCTCGCTAACATCAATGAATTCTATGCGCATGAGTCATGTGGCCAGTGTACACCGTGCCGGGAAGGCTCATTATGGATGAGCAAGATCACCCAGCGTATGACCCATGGCGGGGCCCGTACAGAGGATACCAGCCTCCTCAAAAGTGTGGCGGATAATATCGCCGGAAGGACCATTTGCGCATTTGGCGAGGCCTGTTCTTGGCCGACGCAGAGTTTTGTGGCAAAATTTAAAAATGAGTTTGAAGCGAAGGCGGCTGAAATGGAAGCCGGGAGCGTTCATTCCACCCATTGA
- a CDS encoding molybdopterin-dependent oxidoreductase has translation MTAATEIKLQVDLVNVQIDGQWMQFPKGMKLIEAIKQAGKFVPHYCYHEKLSTPGNCRMCMIEAGMPKMGPDRKPIMGADGKPEIGWMPRPMISCANTVAEGMGVKTDSPLVKDCQNGVMELLLINHPLDCPICDQAGECKLQEYSIEYGTGQSRFVENKVKKPKEVELGPRVTLDDERCILCSRCIRFCQEIVKDDVLGFVNRGSYNTLTCHPDKKLDNNYSLNTVDICPVGALTSTDFRFKMRVWFLKETKSICTSCATGCNTIVSTRENVVYRQVPRENNDVNSSWMCDSGRLNYSFTAENRANGVKIKSFKGHNEPTFIDAFTGIASGLKQFAPEEIAIIASGRMTCEELFLTKKLADDLKVTQTDIYPRTQSADGILMVTDRNPNTNGARLSGLITGEAGGNLAQIASSITSGKIKAVLVFGEDLLDIGFNPEQLAALKLLVTVSSRNLKTDNQADFILPGLTWVEKRGTMINLKGRIQKMNKAIEPLVAAMDDWEIIQGIRTSLGAKDYYDQASVFTDMAGEWTALNGLNYGKISDSGVQIL, from the coding sequence ATGACAGCCGCTACTGAAATAAAACTGCAAGTCGATCTGGTCAATGTCCAGATAGACGGGCAATGGATGCAATTTCCCAAGGGGATGAAATTGATCGAGGCCATTAAACAAGCCGGAAAATTTGTCCCTCATTACTGTTACCATGAGAAACTCAGCACTCCCGGTAACTGCCGTATGTGTATGATCGAAGCAGGCATGCCTAAAATGGGTCCCGATCGTAAACCAATCATGGGTGCAGATGGGAAACCTGAAATCGGTTGGATGCCACGCCCGATGATTTCCTGTGCGAATACAGTAGCTGAAGGCATGGGCGTAAAAACTGATTCCCCACTCGTTAAAGATTGTCAAAATGGGGTTATGGAACTTTTACTCATTAACCACCCGCTGGATTGTCCGATTTGTGATCAGGCCGGTGAATGCAAATTGCAGGAGTATTCGATCGAATACGGCACTGGTCAATCGCGTTTTGTCGAAAATAAAGTCAAAAAACCCAAGGAAGTGGAGCTGGGGCCACGCGTGACGTTAGATGACGAACGTTGTATTCTTTGTTCCCGTTGTATCCGTTTCTGCCAGGAGATTGTCAAAGATGATGTCTTGGGATTTGTTAACCGGGGCAGCTATAATACATTGACCTGTCATCCGGATAAAAAACTCGATAACAACTATTCCTTGAATACCGTGGATATTTGCCCTGTGGGGGCTTTGACCAGCACGGATTTCCGTTTCAAAATGCGTGTATGGTTCCTCAAAGAGACTAAGAGCATTTGTACAAGTTGCGCGACGGGTTGTAATACGATTGTTTCCACCCGTGAAAATGTGGTGTATCGCCAGGTGCCCCGTGAAAATAATGACGTAAACTCCTCTTGGATGTGTGATTCGGGACGGTTGAATTATTCATTTACAGCGGAAAACCGTGCGAATGGGGTGAAAATCAAATCATTCAAAGGCCACAATGAGCCAACATTCATCGATGCATTTACAGGAATCGCCTCTGGACTGAAACAATTTGCACCAGAAGAAATTGCCATTATCGCATCGGGACGAATGACTTGTGAAGAGCTTTTCCTGACTAAAAAGCTGGCTGACGATTTAAAAGTCACCCAAACCGATATTTATCCTAGGACCCAGTCTGCTGATGGTATTTTGATGGTGACAGACCGTAATCCTAATACGAATGGGGCAAGACTTTCCGGATTGATCACAGGTGAAGCCGGTGGAAATCTGGCGCAAATTGCGAGCAGTATTACCTCCGGAAAAATTAAGGCGGTCTTGGTTTTTGGCGAAGATTTATTGGATATCGGTTTTAATCCTGAACAACTCGCCGCCCTCAAGCTTTTGGTGACTGTGTCTTCGCGCAATCTTAAAACAGATAACCAAGCTGATTTTATTCTACCCGGTCTGACTTGGGTGGAAAAACGCGGGACGATGATTAATCTCAAAGGTCGTATCCAGAAAATGAATAAGGCCATTGAACCTCTCGTTGCCGCTATGGATGACTGGGAGATTATTCAGGGGATACGGACATCCTTGGGAGCAAAAGACTATTATGACCAAGCCAGTGTCTTTACGGATATGGCGGGAGAATGGACCGCTCTCAATGGTTTGAACTATGGGAAAATCAGTGATTCAGGAGTTCAAATATTATGA